TCTCGCTCTGAAAAAGAAATTGCTGCGCTGCGCACAAAGCCGTGCACGGGAAGATGAAACGTTCTTAAGCAGCGGGTGCATCGGTTGAAAAGTTGAAAACCGTGTGGTGCTTTCGGCACTGTACCTAATTGGCATCTGGCATGTCGCACGGCTGTTGGAGTACGTGTGGTAAATAAAGTTTGGGCTCACACTCCTGTAAGGCAAACAGATGCGCTCAATTCACTGCATCAAGACGTGCGCAAAGCAGTTTCTAGAATGCTTGGtgataaagaaaataaatatttgctCATAAAAAAATATGCCTGTTGTGGATTTGTATTGCTCCCCGTGCTGCGGAATTTGATTTTGAGGACTTGAAGAAATCGTTTTGCATTTTATGAAGAAACGTCGCCGGTAAGAAAGCAAGGGTACATTCACGGACGTGTCCCGCGTCTAGGTATTAGAGTTGTCGGTCGCAGGTTCTTAAGTCATTTATGTTCTTATTGTCCTGCGGGCTTTGTGCTGACAGTATTTTCCGACTTGACTCTGCCACTTTTTTGCACTCAGTCAATCCAGGAGAAAAGTGTTCGAAAGAGAAACATCTGCATAATTGGAGACACGAAATTCAATATCTATTGAATACGAGAGATTAGCCCCAGGGTGCGAAGTTAAAAGACAACTAGTCACCTATAATGAAATCCCGTCTTTCTTGCTACATTTTTTGGCATTACTAACAGCAGTCTAATCGTAACTGGATATCAGCTCTGTCACCTCAAGCGATTAGGACAGCTTACTACTCGTACAGTAAAAGTCTTCGTAGGCTTCTCGTAACTCATTTTATGAAACACATGCCTGAGAGAAGTGCCAGACTTCTTTAAAATGCGAACGCTATGAGTTTTCAGTACAAAACATCTTTGTCCTGCTACATGTCTAGTAATTTTGCTTAACGGTACCATAAAAAGTGAAGACTAATTTTCCTTCCAGAAGACCGCAGCTTGTGCGCCTACTTCGAAGTTCCTGTCAAGGGCACTAGACCCCAGCGGGACCAGTTCTGCAAGCCTTGGATCACCCCTCAGACTGAGCTGGTTAAAGGCCGCTGGTGTCTCTGCAGACCAGGATACATCCGGAATAGCTTTGGACAATGTATCACGCTGCGGGAGTGCTTCAGATGCGCCTACAGGCGCAATTCTGACTACACTCCGTGTTCTTCAGCATGTCCTCTTGTCTGCGGCAGGCCCTTGCCCCTACAGTGCACGTACCAGTGCATAGCAGGCTGCGCCTGTGCTCCGGGATTCGTCCTGTGAGTAGATACATGTTAAGGAAGTGCGTAGGTATAGTTAGTGCAGGCTGTGTTAAAGGACGTGTTTGTAGTCGTAAAGTTATCACTGGACGCAGTCTCATATCGATCAGTTCACGCGGGTACAGTATTGAACGCGAGCTATGGTTTAAATGTGGACCTTTCCTTTCTAAAGAAAGGAACATATATGAGTGCAAAAGTATGTTATGTGGAAGTGTTTAGTAAGTGTGGCATTGTTAGAAGTTTCAAACTCTCTGACCTCATGCGCTTTCTCGGGGTAAAATGAGGCTGGTAGACGAACCGCACACCAAAGCCTGTTTCCATGCATTTGTACTCGTCCATGTCAAAACTACAAAACATGACGACCAACGTTAAGTTCGGCAGATTGCCATGTGTCCCTTAACTATGTCCCAAGTGAAGCCAGGCAATCTTTACCATGAGCAGGGCTAAATGGGAGACCATTCCATTGCAGCAACCCATGACGCGGGCGCCGTCAGGTACTCAAAATCAAGCAGTTACGAGAAAACTGTGCACAGTCACCTTTCTCGTACAAATCACACTAATTCGATAACTTCGTTTTCAGAAAGCTGCTCTTGCGTCTCTGTAAATAGGAGCGGTGTGTGACATGGCGGCTATTATTTCCTCCGGTATTGCCCTTGGTGAGTTTAATGACTAGTCGCCATATTAGCGATCCTGTGGCCAGTTTACGCAATCGACAGCCCGTCAGATATCCTTATCACGCGCGAAGGCATAGGAACAAATCCGTTAACCTTTGGTTAGGAGGACTAAACTCCTGCTTCGTAATTGCAACGTCTTTTTTTGCCAGATACTATGACTGGAAAAATGTTTGACTGTTTTTCATGGCTGGTCACCGCGCTTTTGCATTTTGAAATCACGTACCACGTGGAGTTTGAAGAACCTCCGTCAATACGCTCACTTAGTTTTCTCTCGTTCTCGTACAATGTTGTAAATAGAGGCTTCGATCTTGTACAGTGCTGCTGTTTTTTGACTAAAACACACTGGGTCCTTAGAAGAGCTCTGAATACACTTTAATAATTGGTTAGCCCTAAAGCGCATCTAGAAGCTCGTGGAAGAAAATCAGGGACATTTTAATGTAGCGCAGACGTATTGGCGTAGGCGCACATCAAATTACCGGACCCCTGCTGCACACACGCAGTGGCCCCGCACATATCACTGCGCGCGCGCAGGAGTAATCTGGTACACGGTTTTGTTAATCCGTCTCTGTTATGCTACAAAAAGTTGATAACTCCTGACTGGTCGAGCACATACCTTGGCCAATTAGAACAATCTGGTGTTGGACATGCAAATGTCAGCACTTTACGGATAGTTTTAGAGAGCAGATATCAGGAGCCCGCTCTTGCATTCCCCGTCGTCGTCGGCGCCTTCGACGTAACCTGTTGTCTCAGTAGCAGAGCGGAGCGCCACCTGAAAGGTGGATGACATGTGGAGATCCTGGAGAATGGGCAAGGTACCCATTCCCGATGAGTACCTTCGTTACTATCATTTTtcctgcataagctctgtacagagaagtgtTCTGTGTTCTTTTGCTGGTAAAGGATGCATCTCTTCGTGGTCTGACACTGtgtttggaccaactgtgcctgtgacttaaTCTCTGCTGACATtttctgtgactttatctgtgcttctgactgtctgttgtgtctggaccaactgtgcctatgactttatctgtgctgacattctctgtgacattatctgttGTTCTGTCTGTTCTGTGCGTTTGGggttttatgttttcttttgtttgtttgttgtttctattttcctacttttctctttaaattaagttttttttgcgtttagctccttttcttttttttattgactTTAAGCCCGGTAATGCATTGCttgtccgggctccctctctctttcagttatgttttttttttcccgagaggaccaataaaagggtagCAGCATAACACACCCCCTGCCAGTGGTGGCAGGTGGCGTATGAAGAGCGGCACTCAAATCTCGCATTACCGACTACCGCCACCTGTCAAAATTTTTAAGCACGAGCAGCACTTCGAGGCTCGCGTCTGAGTGTTCTGCAGTTCAAAGTCCTGTAATGAACTTTGAAGCGCTTCTGAGGGCATATTATTTAGTACAGTTTCCCCTAAGAAAGCTTGCTCAGCCCTGCTAATTGggctggtggtagtggttgttgtttatttaaaaacacacaaataaaaagggaatgaaaagaatgttgccggctgcggcgattgctatctaatatcttaagtacccgagctgcagccggcggaaatGGAAGGGAAAGAGAGTGTGTAGCGAGGAGAAATATAGAGGGGAGCTAGAGCAAGAAAGAACAGGGGAGATCTTTTTACACTATATACAAAATACATAAAGCAATCAAATCCGCGCCGCTCGCGCGCTAATGTACAGGCTGTAGCAAATTGGACTTAAAATCTGTACCACGGCTAAAATAATACTTCGACTGTGTTGAAAACCTATTTTGTCTTAGTTTTTCGTACCTTTATCTTTACTGGATGAAAAGACCCCACGGGCCCCTACCGCTGGCCTAATGTGGCCGAATGAATATAGTTAAATTAAAAGAGCAGCCATATTTTACAGACTTAACTTTAGCTTCCTCTTCAGGGCCTGCAATCTGCGAGTGTCCCAGTTTTGGTGGAATTTTAATCATTCGAACAGACGCTCCCTGCAAGTGGTTGCTGAAACGCAATGGGTTTCAACTATTAGCGAGGAGGATGTGATTGAAAAATGACCTCTGAGATGAAAAAGGTTAGGGTCAGGGCCATCAAAGCATTGCCGCCTGCTCCTTTGTGGCTGTTCGTCGGTTGCTGGGCGCTGCTTGGACAGGCATCAGTGATTTTTGTCCGCGAGCGGAGATGATCGGACTCGTGCAATCGTTGGCAAGACAACTGCGCATGGGCAGAGGGTTCTTCGTCGCTGCTGAAGTGCATGGGACACCAGCGGCGCCACTTGCGAACCAGTGGCTCACTGGGTGAGAAACTACGACGTGTGCTAGGCACCAACTCGGAGCCTTGCTATGCCTGTCGAGACTTTGTGCGGAAGGAATGCCTTGTCAGGCTCGAAGTCTTTAGCTATTCCTTCGCTCTCCCTGCTTCTGAGTGTAAcacgaaaataaataaataaaaaagcataAAGAGCACCAGTTATAGATCTTGTGTCCTTCTTGAATCCGTTGCACAGCTTCACTGGCAGGAGACCCTTAGCCTGCGGCGGCACTTGAAGCTCTCGGCCATGACGCCAAAAAATCTTACTTTTGTATTGGCCATAAACTGGGAGTCACGTTAAAGTTCGTGTCATCCCTCCCCTTCTTCCCTATCTTCCCTTCATCCCTATCTTCCCACATTTTCATCCGCTCCCTACACTCCTGTAATCGCAAACGTGCGCCATAAAAATACCTTTTCGTCCAGATTTGCACAAAATCTCGAATTCTTGCTTGCGTTTGTGATATTTATTAGGTGAACCTGATTTCGCAGGAGCACTTCCTTTAAAGGAGAGATACCGTAATGTATCCTGTGGGAGAATATATTTGCTGCCAGCGGAACCGACTCAAAGCATAGGTACTGAGGCCTTCCGAGACAGCAAATCTTTACTTAAACTGCCATTGTTAGAAGGTACGAGGGCCCGAATAAATTATATTTTCAAACTAGCATCTACGCAGCGACGAAATTCTATCGAGAGCTTTGTGGTTTGAAGCCCCAGCCTTGCGTGGTATATTCTTCACAAAATCTACGGACACCCTTTTTCTCGACTTTGTCATTCCCTGTGGGCGTTCTTCCCCAGCATTTAGAGCCGAAATCAAGGGATGATTGCCTGAGACCTTTTTTGCAGGTGTATATTTTACGGTTCAAATGTATGACGCAATGGTTTCTTTCACAGTGACCCCTGGTACAGGCGGGAATGCGTACCGGCAAGCTGGTGTCCCCCACAGTGTCCTCGCCACTCAACCTTCGGGGCATGCTCTAACACTTGCTCGCCGATATGCGGCTTGTCTCGACCAGGCAGATGCGAGTCGGAGTGCTACTACAGCGAATGCGTGTGCAAGGACGGGTTCGCTATGGCGATCCACAACGACACAGAGGTATGCGTGCGGAAGAACCGGTGCTGGTCGATACAGAAATAAATGTCGGCGTGAAGGCGGTCACCATTTGTGCCATGTGTTCTTTTCCTGAGATCATGATTTTGAATCCCTTCAGTTATACCGATTCCCAGACAAATGCGGGTGCCATCATACCTTGCTGCAATATAATATGAAAGCCTCACGTTCCGTACGAGCCACCCAGAACCAAGTATAAGAAGTGAAAGAAGCGTGCAATGGATGTTCACTAACATTTTCCTTCCTCGAATGTGACCTTTTCAGTAAACAAAGTTGCAACATTTATAAGCTTCTTTAATAATCGGCTATTCGTAAAGTTAGTAAACCTAGATATGGGTGACTTTTTCGACAGTTTTGAAGCAGCCGGGTGCAGCAAAAAGTCATGGGGCGTGAGTCACGACCAGCGGTGAGTCACGCCGGTTACCATGAGTCGAGCACAGtcccacgtggtctgctgtcaATTCATTTAATAACGCGAGCAATCGGAGGGAAAGACGCAATGGGGCCGAAACAGTGAGAGTGGAAACTAGTGGCTTCATGGACGTCGTAATTGTGTTCGAACCAGTcagtaataatgataataataataactggtttttggggaactgaaatggcgcagtatctgtctcatatatcgttggatacctgaaccgcgccgtaaaggaaggggtaatgaagagagtgaaagaagaaaggaagaaacaggtgccgtagtggagggctccagaataatttcgaccacctggggatctttaaagtgcactgacattgcacggaacacgggcgccttggcgttttgccgccataaagacgcagccgccgcggtcgggttcgaacctgggaactccggatcagttgccgagcgccctaaccactgagccaccgcggcgggtcgaaccATTAAGTGATCCAGTACGCATTACAATGTCGTGTCAATGGCAATGACTCAAGATAAACCAGTCAGTGAACCAGTACACGTTACAATGTCGTGTCAACGACAATGACTgaagattaacaaaaaaaaaaaaacgtggcctTTACATATATCTGTTCAAATCTATACCAGCTTTTATGCTTCGTCGAATTGGTCTTTTAGAGATCGCATGTTATGACTTAGGTATTGGTCTGTACATGACACTGCATTTAGATAGCAATTCGAGTTAAGGCATTAAGAAAGCTTCGTGAGCACTTGAGAAACACACATAACGTATGCTTCCTGCATTGTTATGCCTGCGCcttttgtattttgtattttataACTTAAAGCAAGAACTAAGGGATTAATTTTGCTGGCTACATGTCCTTACTGCAGGCATGCGGTGTGCGTGACGATGTCTTTTTTGTATTTGTAGCGATACATATTTGAGTTTTATTCTATGTAATctcgccagaaaaaaaataagataaTTATGGTTTTATAAAGATACTTCGAAATTCGGTCGCAATGgaatcgcctgcctgcttcggttgttgaatgtactaacattaataccattgagcgttctttgcaagcttaatttttgtaaccctctcctgactgggcagcactgctgcctgcagtattttgaaataaatgaatgaacaaaAAAATTATGTGCATGCTACAGGGTTTCAATTTATGGTAAGTGTCATCGGGCACACAAGAATAATGCGGAAAATTCCACTGAGCACTTAAATATTTACCTTCGGCCAGCAGCTTTCAAATTTTTCTTATGTGTATCGATGAAAAATATTCTCCGCACAAATCTCCTTGTTCTCATGAATGAACGAAAGCTTTGCGATCTGCTGTTTACAATGAACTTTACTAAAAGTGTTTCAGCTTTTTAACAGACAAGGCCAGTAAATCTGGACAAATGTTTCACGTTTGCACGGCTGCCGCCACGTGCCTAGTGGCGCTGAACACTCAGACATTTCTGGAATTTTGAATGTTCGATACAATTTATTGATTATTTATCCTCATCAGAAAGAGTTAGTGTGAGTGAAGGAAGTATTTTATAGGACCCACCAAAATAATTTTACAGGACTTCAACTGTCAAAGTGGAAACAGAGCCATCTACAGAGGGACAGACATCATgtttagaaaaactgcaatagaCAGTTCTTAGGTGGCATATATCACAGTATGAAGGATACATATTAAATTTTTTGTGAGGGTAAAAATTCTTAGTCAATGGTCGGAGCACTGCAGTCAGAGGTAAGGCTGAGCCTATTGTTCTCAAATTATTAGCGATTAAGAAGTAGTTACCTTGAGGGTCATCCACTTAACTTGATCGCAACAATTTTCACTCGTGGTTACTTTTTGTGAGTGAATGTATTCAGTATGTGCATCAGCAGAGAAGTGACCACCAAGCCACGTCTTTATCAATAAACTGAAAGCAGTTTATGGGAAATCCGTGCGTCTTCAGGGGCGCATAGTTTTTTTTGATACCACCATTGAGTGCCTTGAGACATAATCCGTGTGCTTCGCGCTGTACATGGTAGGCGATCTAGGCACGTGGCTTCCTTTCGAAATCACCTTCCCGTTTATAGATTCGTATTCTTGCTTCTGCCCTGCCTTTTTCACCTTGAGAAATTAGTCTGTATACCAAGTCACAGTGCCGGTACAGACTGCGCTGGAAAGGAAAAGCTTTTGCTCTACTTCTTAAAAATAGCTGTCGGTTTAGCATTGATAAGCACGGgttattgtgcgaaagcacggagGGCCGCCAAATTTTGGGGTGAGGCAAACTCATTCTGGGAGTGTCCCAGGTCGGTTACCAACGAGGGTcaactcaattttcaaattttctggaGTCGGCCACTCAAATTTCGGGGGTTGGCCCGCCACATTTTTGGAAATGGGTCAATTCCATTTTGAGACTAGGTCAAGCATGTAATACACCTGACCACACCCACATTCACCGGCAGTCATACTCGGCCAGAATCATCCCAAGGTAAAATTTCGGCTGTCCTAACCATATTTAGTGCATACCTCATATGCCATACCATGTGTTAGCATCCTAATCCTGCAGGGCCATCCCCGAATTTATCTGTGCTTGGTGTCTCACACGTCTTTAAATTGGCCAAGGTTATTCCAAGGCCGAATTTCGGGCGTTCCTAACCAGGTT
The genomic region above belongs to Amblyomma americanum isolate KBUSLIRL-KWMA chromosome 9, ASM5285725v1, whole genome shotgun sequence and contains:
- the LOC144104208 gene encoding zonadhesin-like; this translates as MYMIMLAVILMGIASAGSKTVEDRSLCAYFEVPVKGTRPQRDQFCKPWITPQTELVKGRWCLCRPGYIRNSFGQCITLRECFRCAYRRNSDYTPCSSACPLVCGRPLPLQCTYQCIAGCACAPGFVLDPWYRRECVPASWCPPQCPRHSTFGACSNTCSPICGLSRPGRCESECYYSECVCKDGFAMAIHNDTEVCVRKNRCWSIQK